AACCACATGTAGAAGACGGGGTTGGGGGGGAACTGCTCGATCATGCGGAACAGGAGGTCGCTGTAGTCGTCGTAGCGGCGTTCGTTGTAGTACACCCCCAAGAGGATGAGCTTGGCAGCCGTCTGGCCGTATTCTCCCTTTTGGGCGACCGTCTCCAACTGACTGAGCCCCAACTCCCGATCGCCGCGGGCGCCGATCAGAAAGGCAAAGGGCTTGATGACGGCCGGCAGGGCGCCGCTGAAGTAGTTGAAACCGCCAATGCCCATCAGGCAGTCGACGTGGTCCGGCCGCAGCGCGGCGGCCCTGGCGTTGTAGGATCTGCCCTTCAAGCCGGCCAGCATGGCGCCCAGGTAGCTGCGAGTGATGGTGACCTTGAACCGGCTGCGATTGGCGTAAGCGGCCGCCACGTAAAGCCAGGCATAGAAGTCCCCGGCATCCTTTTCCACCAGGGCCTGACCCTTGTCAATGGCTTGAGTAGTGTACTTCTCGAAAGAACGGGCAAGCTGCTTGTTGCGCTTGTCCAACAGGGCCTTCCACCAGAAGATTCCCCCCAGGTGAGCGTAGCCAATGGGTCGATCCGGATAGTCTTCCACCATCTGGGTGAAGACTCGTTCGGCCTGGTCCAGGTCGTATCGGTAGAGAAGTTGCAAGCCCTCCCTGAGCTGCCGCCCCAGTTCGGGGTTTTTCTCGAGGAGGCCTTCAGCCGCGGCCGGCAGGCACAGGCCCAGCAGACACGCAACCACGACCATCCTGATGACACCCTTTCGACCCACGGCCCCTCACCTCCGGAACCATTGTACTGCACCCACCCCCACCCCGACGCTTTACAATCGGTCCGGAAAGGACTAAGTTTTGGGCGTCGCTCAGTCATTCCAACCCCCAGTCAACTCCATAGCACGGGTGCCCCGGAATCCCGTACGAGGGGGAAGCGGCTTCCAAGCCTGGATCCATCAGGCAAATACCATCGTTGAATCGAGAGGGTGTGCTATGAAGCAGCCGGCAAGCGAGGGTCAGCGGGTGTCTCGCCGCGGTTTCATGGTCCAGGCCGGGTCGGCAGGCCTGGCCCTGGGAGTGGCCCCGGAGAGCAGCTACGCACAATCAGGAGGTAAAGGCGCCATGAAGATTACCGGGATCCAGACCTACAAATTTTCGGTCCCGACCGGTCAGGAAATTCGCGATCCCGGCACCGGAGAACTCATTTCAAGCACGGCCAAGCCCTGGCTCTTCCTGAAGATCACCACCAATTCCGGAATCGTGGGCTGGGGCGAGGGCAGCGGCGAGTGGCTGGTGCCTTCGGTAGAGGCCACCCTGCACGAGTGGAAGCCGCTGCTGATCGGACAGGATCCGCTGGGCGTGGTCCGGTTGACGGAGGACATCCAGAACCGGCTTCCCTGGAAGGGCGGAGCCACCTTCGGCACGGCCATCGCGGCCATCAACATCGCGCTCTACGATATCGCCGGCAAGGCCTGGGGGGTGCCCATCCACACCATCCTGGGAGGCCGCAAACGCCACAAGGTCAGGGTCTATACCGGAGGCGCCCTGTTCGACAGCCCCGAGGCGGCCGTGGAGAAAGCCAGAAGCGTGGCCGAGGCCGGCTTTGCCGGGGTCAAGGGAAATCCCCTGGAGACCCGCACCTGGCCCATGGACGA
The window above is part of the Acidobacteriota bacterium genome. Proteins encoded here:
- a CDS encoding mandelate racemase/muconate lactonizing enzyme family protein, which gives rise to MKQPASEGQRVSRRGFMVQAGSAGLALGVAPESSYAQSGGKGAMKITGIQTYKFSVPTGQEIRDPGTGELISSTAKPWLFLKITTNSGIVGWGEGSGEWLVPSVEATLHEWKPLLIGQDPLGVVRLTEDIQNRLPWKGGATFGTAIAAINIALYDIAGKAWGVPIHTILGGRKRHKVRVYTGGALFDSPEAAVEKARSVAEAGFAGVKGNPLETRTWPMDEAAVAHSVACVEAMRSAMGPGFDILLDTHGSPTPELSIDYARRVAPYKPLFLEEPVKVGSIDALLAVSRNSPVPIATGEKLFTLNDFKPIIDQRACAVLQPDTLHAFGITSLLEIAKAAEQNQMLMAPHIGGGPLYYGASLAADSVMNNFLIQETGYWDLFDRFVEHEWRIKDGYVNVTDLPGLGVEVKEQDIAKMDYQPLPFRQYRHEDGSWKGW